In the Daphnia pulicaria isolate SC F1-1A chromosome 2, SC_F0-13Bv2, whole genome shotgun sequence genome, one interval contains:
- the LOC124326297 gene encoding uncharacterized protein LOC124326297 isoform X1: MATANVTNDLEHFVNCGVCFCEFDEENRKPKFLQCGHTYCLKCLQEICRAGAGWITCPFCRKTFLISDTASLPNNSYALQMVKLKEEREKTKVTAVSSLECRSCNSVKKAVMMEQTVQLASVLKKRKVVQGQLDAIVKSITAVGDQVKKLQEENNIEMAELLSLIEVTPQPTASSFLPNPISPMIAKLVQSSMHTYIFILKVFNSGTSIGEIRIRPAFTFHPEFVQKLLQFCYNSPKNFVSTVAKAQAGVFVSISMSHASFRPTFTAANQTTRINVSKMGEVGIIFKKKNQPVGVGPNTITGWNLFIPLNPANNQQRKIITSASAELFGHIIDTSNHPNVAITKLSTSKKNERGSYTMTLESQ, translated from the exons ATGGCGACGGCTAACGTTACCAACGATCTAGAACATTTCGTGAATTGTGGTGTGTGTTTCTGTGAATTTGACGAAGAAAATAGGAAGCCCAAATTTCTACAATGTGGCCACACGTACTGTCTGAAGTGTCTGCag GAAATATGTCGAGCTGGCGCTGGCTGGATTACATGCCCTTTTTGCCGCAAAACATTCTTAATAAGCGACACTGCCAGTCTGCCCAACAATTCCTACGCCCTCCAGATGGTCAAATTAAAAGAAGAGAGGGAAAAGACGAAAGTAACGGCCGTCAGTTCttt GGAGTGTCGATCTTGTAATTCGGTAAAAAAGGCAGTAATGATGGAGCAAACGGTGCAATTGGCCTCTGTTCTCAAGAAACGAAAAGTAGTACAAGGGCAATTGGATGCCATCGTGAAATCCATCACTGCGGTTGGTGATCAAGTGAAGAAACTCCAGGAAGAAAACAATATCGAAATGGCGGAACTGCTGTCGCTCATTGAAGTTACTCCGCAACCGACAGCGTCAAGCTTTTTGCCAAATCCAATATCCCCCATGATTGCCAAATTGGTCCAGTCCTCGATGCATACTTACATTTTCATCCTGAAAGTGTTTAACTCCGGCACGTCAATAGGCGAAATTCGGATCCGCCCAGCATTCACATTTCACCCGGAATTTGTGCAAAAGTTGTTACAGTTTTGTTACAATTCACCAAAGAATTTTGTCTCTACTGTTGCCAAG GCCCAGGCTGGAGTGTTCGTCTCAATATCGATGTCTCATGCGTCATTTCGTCCAACTTTTACGGCTGCTAATCAGACAACTCGTATTAATGTCTCAAAAATGGGTGAGGTTGGGatcatttttaagaaaaagaatcaaccCGTCGGTGTCGGCCCCAACACCATTACAGGTTGGAATCTGTTCATACCATTGAATCCTGCCAACAACCAACAAAGAAAGATCATAACTTCCGCTTCCGCCGAACTGTTTGGACACATCATCGACACATCCAATCACCCCAATGTAGCCATTACAAAGCTGAGTACGTCCAAAAAGAACGAAAGAGGAAGCTACACAATGACTCTCGAATCCCAGTAG
- the LOC124326348 gene encoding chymotrypsin-like elastase family member 2A, protein MSTFLSRAPVFIVGILAFTSMYFLFFMTKSPPGNAQYACGVSNSISKANKGQDKIGVGVEADYIEFPWQADIRIFTKSGTRHTCGGSLISDQWILTSAQCLKTNIEGDRVAEMWVTLGMHNYKTAVDVNRQSLELDMNSFFFHPDYSETLTADIALIKLPSVVTFSRFVHPVCLADWKEIDYVGEQVTIAGWGSTFKDQMEYFPNDAVLYKMRATVMSKSYCRDSFGEIEDSMLCTKGNGLGRSGACIISDYDRGSPLIFKRSNGKWRQIGILSLAKDCNKKPSILYTRVSFYAPWIKHTMAHSSGSHSFSFLSPTLISINFIMIYLKNLTSKV, encoded by the exons ATGTCCACTTTTCTTTCCCGAGCCCCTGTTTTCATCGTGGGTATTTTGGCTTTTACGtccatgtattttttattcttcatgACTAAGTCACCGCCTGGTAA CGCTCAATACGCTTGTGGAGTGTCCAATAGCATCTCGAAGGCAAACAAAGGCCAAGACAAGATCGGTGTCGGAGTGGAGGCAGACTATATCGAATTCCCTTGGCAAGCCGACATTCGAATATTCACGAAGAGCGGTACTAGGCACACTTGCGGAGGAAGTTTGATATCAGATCAATGGATTCTTACATCTGCTCAATGCCTGAAGACAAATATTGAAGG GGATCGAGTTGCAGAAATGTGGGTTACACTGGGCATGCACAACTATAAAACGGCGGTTGATGTTAACCGACAATCCCTCGAATTAGACATGAAtagcttcttttttcatccggACTATTCGGAAACGCTGACCGCAGATATCGCCCTGATTAAACTCCCATCTGTCGTCACCTTCTCAA GATTTGTTCACCCAGTTTGTCTGGCCGATTGGAAAGAAATAGATTACGTCGGTGAACAAGTCACCATTGCAGGATGGGGTTCAACTTTTAAAG ATCAAATGGAGTACTTTCCCAATGATGCAGTCCTTTACAAGATGAGGGCCACTGTCATGTCCAAGTCGTATTGTAGAGATTCTTTCGGCGAGATTGAAGACAGTATGTTATGCACCAAAGGCAATGGTCTCGGAAGAAGTGGAGCATGCATCATAAGCGAC TACGATCGCGGCAGTCCGCTGATTTTCAAACGTTCAAATGGCAAATGGAGACAAATTGGAATCCTTTCGCTTGCTAAAGATTGTAACAAAAAACCTTCCATCCTTTACACTAGAGTCAGTTTCTATGCTCCATGGATTAAACACACCATGGCGCATTCATCGGGAAGCcactcattttcctttttatctcCGACCctcatttcaattaatttcattATGATTTAccttaaaaatttaacaagcaaAGTCTAA
- the LOC124326297 gene encoding uncharacterized protein LOC124326297 isoform X2 codes for MDGALDDASDTEHFVNCGVCLCEFDEENRKPKFLQCAHTVCFSCLQKICLKDMISCPFCRKNFVGVTVTSLPNNLYALHIIKLKKEKETTGTTASSLDYRTRLASALETRYDVQEQLDVVMKTIFEAGAQVKKLQVENYLHIAELMSAMKMNSPPAPATVTPTFKPTYIFPSPTPTANNKFVLGESIFILRLFQSGALKGEIRIRPAPTFHPEFLQHLGKFCYKSPKDFVTTVNKAHAGVFALFSMSHLLFHPMVPNYTSNPWPGTTPNAAPGEVGIILNKSSLPGSILSSSAITSWSLILSVSPVNHQHKNLISPLPVEMFGHVMNTSDSPNEIVMELSKSKKSEVINYTISLESQ; via the exons ATGGACGGCGCTTTAGACGACGCTAGCGATACGGAACATTTCGTCAATTGCGGTGTTTGCTTATGTGAATTTGACGAGGAAAATAGGAAACCCAAATTTCTCCAATGTGCCCACACGGTGTGCTTCAGTTGTCTCCAG AAAATCTGCCTAAAGGACATGATTTCCTGTCCATTTTGCCGCAAGAACTTTGTCGGCGTAACTGTTACAAGTCTGCCCAACAATTTGTACGCCCTGCACATCATCAAattaaagaaggaaaaggaaacaacTGGAACAACTGCCAGTTCTCT GGATTACCGAACAAGATTAGCCAGTGCCCTGGAAACGCGCTATGACGTTCAAGAGCAGTTGGATGTTGTCATGAAAACGATATTTGAGGCTGGAGCGCAAGTCAAGAAGCTTCAGGTGGAAAACTACCTTCACATAGCAGAACTGATGTCGGCCATGAAAATGAATTCCCCACCAGCCCCCGCAACTGTTACACCCACTTTTAAACCCACCTACATATTCCCAAGTCCAACCCCAACTGCAAACAACAAATTCGTCTTGGGAGAATCAATTTTCATCCTGAGGCTGTTTCAATCGGGCGCTCTTAAAGGTGAAATTCGGATCCGTCCTGCGCCCACATTTCACCCGGAATTTCTCCAACACTTGGGCAAATTCTGTTACAAATCTCCCAAAGATTTCGTCACCACTGTTAACAAG GCGCACGCTGGAGTATTTGCTTTGTTCTCCATGTCCCATCTTCTATTTCACCCCATGGTTCCCAATTATACTTCTAATCCTTGGCCTGGCACCACTCCTAACGCGGCTCCTGGTGAGGTCGGGATAATCTTAAACAAATCTAGTCTGCCCGGTTCGATCCTGAGCTCCTCCGCTATCACTAGCTGGAGCTTGATCCTTTCTGTGAGTCCTGTAAATCACCAGCATAAGAATTTAATATCACCCCTGCCAGTCGAAATGTTTGGCCATGTCATGAATACTTCCGATTCACCCAATGAAATCGTTATGGAACTCAGCAAGTCCAAGAAATCTGAAGTAATCAACTACACAATAAGTCTTGAATCCCAGTAG
- the LOC124326137 gene encoding transmembrane protease serine 11B-like — translation MATVNIGTVDEEFLTCCVCMNEYDELLKIPKCLPCLHTICLTCLEEILHQDQYPMFILKCPFCRNVSQHNGLTEDLNRADLIRRLLPNNIYTLQIIKLNQQIASSTKLEKSWCFSCGSETIDSCSSLNHHTGDLTVGTIRNLENFAKAKKEAGIKKEIENLTTAIAKEKHASKNLEFLTVSVEAAQEEIKQLQLYLSSKFNVKDFSTFSFHPHTVITVTRSDVVQRIKDQNITPEQDKVMLVGENNSSYAECGVANTNVMQSNSESNKIVGGEETAPNEFPWQALIVVEIANNDDKMCGGSLINDHWILTAAHCLLLTSGQQMERISVYLGVHNYAATDEINRKMYVANNYVVHPDWNVNNFSNDIALIKLSTTVTFSQYIRPICLASSTEPDYINEPATVAGWGFTSDGFGASLSPVLRKVTVPVISNSVCSDTYPGMITEKIICTSGANRSGPCKSDSGGPLIFKESNGKWKQIGIVSFGSSLGCQKNFPSGYTRISSYSSWIQGVIVPTAPTNSPPTVTSTPVPTTSPYSSGPHT, via the exons ATGGCGACGGTAAATATTGGGACGGTCGATGAAGAATTTTTGACATGTTGTGTCTGTATGAACGAATACGACGAACTCCTCAAAATACCGAAATGTCTCCCTTGTTTGCACACCATTTGCCTTACGTGCTTGGAg GAAATACTTCATCAAGATCAATATCCAATGTTTATTCTTAAATGCCCCTTCTGTCGAAATGTTTCTCAACATAATGGTTTAACTGAGGATTTAAACAGAGCAGATTTAATAAGGAGGTTGCTGCCTAACAATATTTACACTCTTCAAATAATTAAACTAAACCAACAAATTGCTTCATCCACTAAACT agaaaaaagttggtgCTTCAGTTGTGGATCAGAAACAATTGATAGCTGCAGTAGCCTAAATCATCATACTGGTGATCTAACTGTTGGCACAATCAGgaatttggaaaattttgctaaagccaaaaaagaagcaggaataaagaaagaaatagaaaacctTACAACAGCTATagccaaagaaaaacatgCTAGCAAGAATTTGGAGTTTCTGACTGTATCGGTGGAGGCTGCTCAGGAAGAAATTAAACAActtca ACTGTACCTCAGCTCCAAGTTTAATGTCAAG GATTTTTCGACCTTTTCATTCCATCCACACACCGTGATAACTGTAACTAGGTCTGATGTTGTGCAACGAATAAAGGACCAAAATATTACGCCAGAACAAGATAAGGTTATGCTTGTTG gTGAGAACAACAGCTCTTATGCCGAATGCGGAGTGGCGAATACAAATGTTATGCAATCAAACTctgaaagcaacaagattgttGGTGGAGAGGAAACTGCGCCAAACGAATTCCCTTGGCAAGCGTTGATCGTAGTCGAGATAGCTAACAACGATGATAAAATGTGTGGCGGAAGTTTGATAAACGATCATTGGATTCTCACGGCCGCCCACTGCCTTTTACTCACATCAGG ACAACAGATGGAGCGAATCAGCGTCTATTTAGGAGTCCACAATTATGCAGCGACTGATGAAATCAATCGGAAAATGTACGTTGCGAATAATTACGTCGTTCACCCTGACTGGAACGTGAACAATTTCTCCAACGACATTGCCCTAATTAAACTCTCAACTACCGTTACTTTCTCGC AATACATCCGTCCAATCTGCCTTGCAAGTTCGACTGAACCGGATTACATCAACGAACCTGCCACCGTCGCCGGATGGGGTTTCACTTCGGATG GTTTCGGTGCTAGCCTTAGTCCTGTGCTCCGCAAAGTGACAGTTCCAGTCATCTCCAATAGCGTCTGTAGTGATACCTATCCCGGCATGATTACAGAGAAAATCATCTGTACCAGTGGAGCCAATCGCAGTGGGCCTTGTAAA AGTGACAGTGGAGGGCCATTAATTTTCAAAGAATCCAATGGCAAATGGAAGCAAATTGGAATCGTTTCATTCGGCTCAAGCCTAGGCTGTCAGAAGAATTTTCCTAGTGGCTACACCAGGATCAGCTCCTATTCATCGTGGATCCAGGGCGTCATTGTACCCACGGCCCCTACAAATTCACCTCCAACCGTCACTTCAACTCCCGTTCCCACAACCAGCCCGTATTCGTCTGGTCCCCACAC ATAA
- the LOC124326139 gene encoding uncharacterized protein LOC124326139 — MASNDDDNDDFVTCGVCLWEYDEEIRKPKFLPCSHTVCLLCLQGIVQGTTIKSITCPFCRNVASKDISDCSKWILPNNTYALQMLKLNKRSAVPDPIDLMYPQMKNKNLDALLKLKEELLEIKDTGMSKLALAIQTRKKVQEEMDLIIEAINVAGEEAKKCQEDNDLSLAEMVSVWEEYESSDTDQETEAQNGQKRDMVLSELMSLVEGSTSTDSVDTLKKKMTESFEVYKQKLDEATAVASEYERRRKTKIQVLLYDENDRPTSTHPILKSGFRFLPISPSLNGPLCQQDSKLLSHAVFWFLERQKNSMEEDLPSAVCDSKSSAVVTCPSATVVSTVQALPTSLPPRLPSKSNRFVMGQFSIFILKLYKSGTFQGEIHVRPLPAFHPEFVQQLGEFCFESPKNFGSYIDKAIPGVFISFSLTTDYHPGFHPVVPSMFDSNSKKTGTADSNTTIGVAMVENELGYKVVTGWNFIIPLKDWHNPKCAVAPAVTNNELFGHIVRCTTKGSVTIMSQSSKSERGSYSLTIESANKSPDK, encoded by the exons ATGGCAAgtaacgacgacgacaacgacgatTTCGTCACGTGTGGCGTTTGTTTGTGGGAGTATGACGAGGAAATTAGGAAACCAAAATTCTTGCCATGTTCGCATACTGTATGTCTTCTTTGTCTTCAG gggaTAGTGCAAGGTACCACTATTAAGTCCATTACATGCCCCTTTTGCCGTAATGTTGCTTCCAAAGATATCTCCGACTGTTCAAAGTGGATACTGCCGAACAATACCTATGCACTTCAAATGCTTAAACTTAACAAGCGATCAGCTGTTCCAGATCCAATTGATCTCATGTATCCCCA gatgaaaaacaaaaatcttgatgctcttttaaaattaaaagaagagtTACTGGAAATCAAGGACACTGGAATGAGCAAATTAGCACTGGCTATTCAGACGCGTAAGAAAGTTCAAGAAGAAATGGACCTCATTATTGAAGCCATCAATGTTGCAGGAGAAGAagccaaaaaatgtcaagaagatAATGATCTTAGTCTGGCGGAAATGGTCTCAGTCTGGGAAGAATATGAATCGTCAGATACTGATCAAGAAACAGAAGCACAAAATGGTCAAAAAAGGGACATGGTTTTGTCCGAGTTGATGTCACTAGTAGAAGGTTCCACATCCACCGATTCCGTCGACAcactgaaaaagaagatgacggAATCGTTTGAAGTatacaaacaaaaacttgACGAAGCAACTGCGGTAGCTTCAGAGTACGAACGAAGACGGAAAACGAAGATTCAAGTTCTTTTGTACGATGAAAACGATCGCCCTACATCGACGCACCCCATTTTAAAGAGCGGGTTTCGTTTCCTACCCATCAGCCCTTCATTAAATGGTCCTTTATGCCAACAAGATTCAAAGTTGCTCTCTCATGCTGTTTTCTGGTTTTTGGAGCGGCAGAAGAACTCAATGGAAGAAGACCTTCCATCGGCAGTGTGTGATTCCAAATCTTCGGCAGTCGTCACTTGTCCCTCTGCCACTGTTGTCAGCACTGTGCAAGCATTGCCGACATCATTGCCTCCTAGACTGCCATCCAAGAGCAATAGATTCGTCATGGGCCAGTTTTCCATCTTCATCCTGAAATTATACAAGTCGGGTACTTTCCAAGGCGAAATCCATGTCCGCCCTTTGCCTGCGTTTCATCCCGAGTTTGTTCAGCAATTGGGAGAATTTTGCTTCGAATCGCCAAAGAATTTTGGAAGTTATATTGACAAA gCGATTCCTGGAGTATTTATATCGTTCTCATTGACGACTGATTACCACCCGGGTTTCCATCCTGTGGTTCCCAGTATGTTTGATTCCAATTCGAAGAAGACGGGAACAGCAGACTCGAACACTACCATTGGAGTCGCAATggttgaaaatgaacttggaTACAAAGTTGTTACTGGCTGGAACTTTATCATTCCGCTGAAAGACTGGCACAATCCCAAATGTGCAGTGGCTCCTGCGGTGACAAACAACGAGCTCTTTGGCCACATCGTTCGATGCACTACCaaag GATCCGTAACTATCATGAGCCAGTCTAGCAAGTCTGAACGGGGCAGCTATTCGTTGACCATAGAATCCGCTAACAAATCTCCCGACAAGTAG
- the LOC124326297 gene encoding uncharacterized protein LOC124326297 isoform X3, whose translation MISCPFCRKNFVGVTVTSLPNNLYALHIIKLKKEKETTGTTASSLDYRTRLASALETRYDVQEQLDVVMKTIFEAGAQVKKLQVENYLHIAELMSAMKMNSPPAPATVTPTFKPTYIFPSPTPTANNKFVLGESIFILRLFQSGALKGEIRIRPAPTFHPEFLQHLGKFCYKSPKDFVTTVNKAHAGVFALFSMSHLLFHPMVPNYTSNPWPGTTPNAAPGEVGIILNKSSLPGSILSSSAITSWSLILSVSPVNHQHKNLISPLPVEMFGHVMNTSDSPNEIVMELSKSKKSEVINYTISLESQ comes from the exons ATGATTTCCTGTCCATTTTGCCGCAAGAACTTTGTCGGCGTAACTGTTACAAGTCTGCCCAACAATTTGTACGCCCTGCACATCATCAAattaaagaaggaaaaggaaacaacTGGAACAACTGCCAGTTCTCT GGATTACCGAACAAGATTAGCCAGTGCCCTGGAAACGCGCTATGACGTTCAAGAGCAGTTGGATGTTGTCATGAAAACGATATTTGAGGCTGGAGCGCAAGTCAAGAAGCTTCAGGTGGAAAACTACCTTCACATAGCAGAACTGATGTCGGCCATGAAAATGAATTCCCCACCAGCCCCCGCAACTGTTACACCCACTTTTAAACCCACCTACATATTCCCAAGTCCAACCCCAACTGCAAACAACAAATTCGTCTTGGGAGAATCAATTTTCATCCTGAGGCTGTTTCAATCGGGCGCTCTTAAAGGTGAAATTCGGATCCGTCCTGCGCCCACATTTCACCCGGAATTTCTCCAACACTTGGGCAAATTCTGTTACAAATCTCCCAAAGATTTCGTCACCACTGTTAACAAG GCGCACGCTGGAGTATTTGCTTTGTTCTCCATGTCCCATCTTCTATTTCACCCCATGGTTCCCAATTATACTTCTAATCCTTGGCCTGGCACCACTCCTAACGCGGCTCCTGGTGAGGTCGGGATAATCTTAAACAAATCTAGTCTGCCCGGTTCGATCCTGAGCTCCTCCGCTATCACTAGCTGGAGCTTGATCCTTTCTGTGAGTCCTGTAAATCACCAGCATAAGAATTTAATATCACCCCTGCCAGTCGAAATGTTTGGCCATGTCATGAATACTTCCGATTCACCCAATGAAATCGTTATGGAACTCAGCAAGTCCAAGAAATCTGAAGTAATCAACTACACAATAAGTCTTGAATCCCAGTAG